GTCAGCGAGGCACCGAGACGCTCGTCCATCCACGTCCTGCGTCTCCGTGTCCTCACCTCACGCTCCATCtgctctctccgtctgtccgtGCGGCGCTCGTTGTCAGCTGGCGTCACCGGTTCGAGTCCCAAACGGCGCCGACGGGATGAAATGTTGACTCCACCTTCCTGATGGAGTTCAGGGTCGCTTCAGTGAAAAAGTTTACAGGTTAGACTCAAGAAACTTTCCTTGataagaccaaaaccaacagcagGAAACTCAAAATAAATTCCTTCGACCTAAAAAACGTAaatttttaaaaacacctcacaaatCGTGATTCATTTCTCATCAATgtccaaaaacagctgctggctggagtTTTCATTAAGTGTCGCTCAGATAGCAGGAAGCAGTGCATCtgttagggactattttcagcggcggatgaatccagattgtgtgtgtggctctctgatgtgttttaatggagctcagaggaagacgaTCCCTCACACAGCGCTTCTTGGACAAAAttcactgctggttttggtcttttcgtcAAATTTGTTGACGAGAAAAATGTCGAATGCCAAACTGAAGTCCGCTGGCTGCGTCTGGAATCAGAAAAAGGTCTAATGTGAAGTTTATGTTCCTGCTTATGTGGCAGatgtaaaacaaatgaacattAGCCTCAGAGGTGCTGCCAGGCTAGCTGTGCCCCTctgctttatgctaagctaggctaaccatgaCTCCATACTCTCAGAAGTAGCTCTATTTCCCAGTGTGggattattcctttaaaaacaacCTTTTTAAAGCAGCTGGCACACACTTCTGTTGAGTTtattactaaaaaaaaacactttttctgtttcattagCTGCTTTGCTAATGCCCTGATTCCACTcaaaaaatgtctcaaaaaataatcttttttttttttttgcaaaatgaaGCTGGAAAAAAAGGCGGTATTTTTGGacacagtttgtgttgtgaaagAAGTGTCCTGAAACACGTAGGTGAAGTATTTAAGCTCAGGTGGACTCAGCGTTTCGTCCTCGCGTTGCTGATCTCTGAATCATGGACACCAGCTCCAGGATTTCACTGCGTCGCTCGTGTCTGcgctcctctgctccttccacctcctctctggGACAGAGGAGTCGTTTACCTCCACGTGTCGTGCGGTCGTTTCATGCAGTGACGTGGCTTCGTTCCCAGACCGTGACTGCAGACGAAGACTGACTCTGGATCTGTGTGAGCTCCTTCAGGCAGATGTAGATTAGAGTATTCTGagtttacttttctttttttaaatcagtattgtatttatttcatgaGGACAGTGTTTTTGACTGACAGGCGGCGCTGATGAGAGGCAAAATGTAGATTTGTGGACGCTGTTCACAGACGCCTTGGGTACTTGACTTCTgtcaataaaaatgtgaaaaaataaaacagtattacAGAAACTGCTGGTGTGTGAGTTTAATTCTGTACTCGTCGTCTTTATGAAAACTAATTTAATTCTTTAAAACTAAATTATCAAACGTTTTGAAAACCTGTCAAATTCATGGTTAGattatttaatgtatttaataCTGAACACTCTGGGCCTGAAGCCATCAACAAAAAAGGCTGAATTAAACATCAaaaccaggacacacacacaagatttcacattttaatgattCTATTTTACCGGCAAGCTTTTcgtaaaaacaaaaccactcGGCTTGCAAGGCATGCATGAAGGTATGTACATGTATTTTCAGCTCATGCTGAGCTCCAACGGCTGCTTTTCAGAGCAGTTTCCTTCTTTTTCCGTCACTGCAGCCCAACCTACATGTTTCCACGCTGCAGGTTTATGGCTCATTTAGTTTTAAAGTAATATTTCACACTCTTTTCGGACCGGACGGTGTTCTTCAAGTCTTTACTGTCACGTCGTTCCAACCACATTTCTAATGACAgttagaaacacagtaaaatggaaatatccCGCCGCTCCAAACACGGTCCAGGAGCTCAGTACTGGCCGATGAATCCTCCTTTTCTTCATGCAGAGAGCGCCTCCTTTCCTTTACAGTGACTTCAAACCAAAGCACATGAAAATGACCAGCGAATACAAAGTAAACATGACGCTGGAAACATAAGACGTGAGTGTTTTGTCAAACCGTTTTGTCACCGGAGCACAAAATTGAAGACGCTGAGGTCTGGTCTGATGCTGAAATCAATCTAAAATGTTCTGATTTTGGTTTCATTGAATCGAATTCTTCTCAGGCGCCTACGAGTCTCAGACTCCGCGTGCAGTTTTCCATATAAACATCCATTAACAGAAATCAGTCAGGAGTTCCTACAATGTGGTGAAAAAGATCCGAAAAATAACCACAAGTCATGATACCGAATTGCTTTTCAAGCAGCCGTTCCAGTGTACATGCAGAGGGCCGATATCAGACGCAGAAGTGCATCGTGGGTATGAATATACAAAGACttctttgaaatgaataaaaactaaaatggcAGAATGTGTAAGGCAGAGTTTTCCCTCAGTGGCTCAACAGAGGCGGAGAtcctgaagacagaaacagacaaaaggttCAGGGTCAGAAACAACTGCGTCATCCTCAAGGAAAACATGTTCCTCCTCACACGTTACCTGTTAGGTCACCTGCTGGATGAGCCCCTTTTCTGGATCATGTTTATCGTCCAGGTCCTCGTCAGAGTCTGAACACAAGAGAAACGAGATGCCATGAAACAAGCGGCTCCACCACATGTGCTGGTTCACTTCTTCAGAGTTCGACTGCATGAGAAGATTCAGACCACCTTCATGTCTGTGCAGGGAGCCACGAGgccattagcttagcatgaagctAGTCTGGGTCtcattcagcatgtttttctAAGCTTAGACTCTGATTGTGAATGATACTGAGAAGATGCTGAGGTGTTGATCTTGAGActctttttgctgctttcagaGATGAAAGttagccagcagagggcgctgcaTTCTCAACCTGCATGTTTAAATCTCAAACTGAGACATTAACACGAGGGGATGCACCAATCCaactttttgtttctctttagtTTTAGTCTAATTTTTGCCATGTAAAAAGGGTTTTCAAGAAGTGTTTTTTGCCCTAGAAGCAGAAATCTGAGACACAGAACAAACTCTAAACGATCTGCATGACTTCACTTTGAGCTGTAAATGTGGGTGAGTTCATTCCTTAAAGGGCTTCGTGTGGCTCTTTAAACTTCACGCTTTGAACCTCGATCCACAGCCGGAGAATCAGTGAGAAAAGCTTGAGGTGGCTGTGAGGCATTCTGGGTGTTTCGTGGTTAGTGTCAGTGCGAGTCAGCAGACCTGCCACAGACTCTGGTGGAGAGTAGAACTGTCCGTCAGACATAGGACCCGGACACATGAGAGGAGCTCGCTCCGCGGCGTCCACGATGGACAGGTATCCTGAAAGGTGAAGGGAAAAGACGACTGTGAGCAGAACGCCGGCACACTGCAGTGCTAACGCTAGCGATAGCATCCTGAGGGTCAAAGACTGAAGACGTGTCAGTGGACCTGGTTCAAGTCCACCCGGCCTCGTCTCCTtccccctcatttcctgtcccCCGTCAAAGCCAGTAGTATTAACAGCTACAGTGGTAGCAGCGGTGGTTACAGTAACACATTAAATAGTATTACTCATAAAGTAACGGCTGTGATTGCAGCACAAGTGACAGTGGTTCTTTTAAAAGTATTAAAACTTGTTGGCGGCAAATTGCAGTAATAATATTACAACGCACACAAAGTTGAGATGCTGCGTGTTTCCTTTATATTTAACgtctgagctcatcagcttcattgacttttctaaatatctgtttattctaaAAGATGcggaacgctccaaaaacacctgtttgaacgttccacaggtgaacaggctcattggtaacaggtgaggggatcatgattgggtgtgaaaggctcagtcgctcacagaggatgaaggttcaccactttgtgaacacgtgattggatGAATAACCGACTCACTGTTTTCGTCTTCGGCCTCCTGAGGCAGAACCTTGAAGTCGAGCAGCCATGTTTCTATCCAGGCCAACACGAAGGAGATGATGGGCAGCAGGTACCCAAAGGCCCCCTGAgacagcagctacacacacacacacacacacacacacacacaaaaataataataaaaatccaAATTTGAAGCATGCGGGTGGTTGAACCGGGTTTGAACGTTTACAGAAGCTCTCTTACCTTTGATAAAATGACTTTAACgatcaggaaagcacagctgACTGCAGTGGTGATCTGAGCAAACAGAGGAGACGCATGAGGGACGCTCGACCGCAGACCGGTGGTGTCACTTTAACAGCCAGGAAAACGAGTGACGGCAAATCCACCAATCACAGGAGGCGCCACGGAGGCCGAGCGGTTAAAGAACATTTCTCACAATCGGGAACTTATGTTTCACAGAACGTCCACAGACTGAAAGAGTTCTGCCTCCCGGCGCGTTcatcaaaaacagtgaaactggTGAACGCAggggatggacaaaataacacGAACACCTTAGCGACtttaacagaaatgaaaagacacCAAAATGTGACGTTCTGAATTCAGCGTCCCTGCTGGCTGCTCTTTGCTACTCACCCGTCATGTGTTTGTCACATtacatcactttttttttaaaagatgcaataaaactttattgatcccacactgggcAAATAAAGTCGTTGCAGCCtcaaacagtggcacagaagggtgAAGATAAGGAGGATAGAGGATCACAGGAACATGTGACACTCTCATTACCTGCAGGTAAACAACAGCCGGGCACTGACCGTGTGGTTAGTTtcactgcatgtaaacagttACCGACTCCCTAATCAAAGTGATGAGCTTACTCGACAGCGCCCTCTGCTGACACACACGAAGAACAACAGTCAAACTGAAGCACGAGGGGAGGGAGACTTACCGCGATGGCCCACCAGTGACGAAGCTTACAGACGGCGTAGGCCAGGATGAGCGTGGCGAACCTGAAAACAGccaagagctgagagagaagagggagggaggaggaagtgaaaaggGAAGGGCGGAGAGAAAGATGCgacgagaggaagagaaacggatagaacagagaaaacaggaagggacagacaaagaggaagaacgagacaaaacaatgaagcaAAGGATAAAACTGATCAAATCTGACAAATATGTGGaatgaaaatctgcaaaaaCGTACGAAAATGTCGAAGAAGGAGGCGTGGTAGTCGTAATGCAGAACTTCTTTGTCCAGCTGCTTCTGGATGCCACCGTTCACCTGTGGGACACAAGTGCATTTTTACTGACTACTGGACAGCAGTCTGCTTCATTTAAAGTATGAAAGTTGACCCAAATAGGCCAGGTTATGTGACTGACATGCGTTCTTCATGGTGGGGCAGCGTTACGTGTTGTGAGCTCGTATTTATCAGGATTTATGAGGCTAATGTACTAAACTAAATGTGCCTCCCACTGATTTGAACTAGAGccagttttatcattttaagGAATGAAGGAGACTCGTTGGTGTGATGAAGCCACTGCTGTCTGAAGTGTGTAATCTAAAGGAACTTGGACTGAGAAGGCAAACCTCCGGCTCGCTTGCTTCACTGGACTTAGTTTATCCAGCTGCTTCGTCAGCTCCAGTGGTATGATCAGTATGAGTGGAATGAAACGTTTGGCAGGAAGCTGTTTTGGTGACCCAGCGATGATCTACTGTGTGTTCACGCAGTCTTTAATTCTTAAGTCCTTTTCATTCAAGCTGGAGCTCCTCATTCGTCAGGTACACGACAGTTACAGCGAAGCGGTCGGTAAAAATGAGAATCTAAGAGAATTAATGACTTGATCGTGAAATCGGTCGCAGATTAGTTTGGTCTCAATCAACTAATCAACTTATTATTTGAGCGCTAATATCTGTGCAGAcgttcatggttcccagagagTGAGTCCTTTTAAAGTCGCAAATgacagcatgctaaaatgctaaagaTACATGTTATGCTAACTAACGTGCTAAACAAAGATCCTTTATGAGGAAGGAACCATCACTCCACAACAGAGAGTGTTTCAGTAGTTCCCAAAActcagacagagtgagacatcTTCTCTTTAGATGATCGCATCACGTCAGTTTCAGGAGTCGTTTATGTCGTATCAGTAATTTAAGAACTTCCAGTATTTGGATCAACTGGCTCGAGGCCAACAAGGTGTGCCAACGtcatcttctgctgctgcagacgaAGATCTGATCTTTGGATCGGCAGATAAACAATATCAAGGTACTGAAATCAAAAAAGTCAAAATCCGGTCAGAACGAGTTACGTAACAACCAAAGTGTTCACATTTAGTGTTACTGCGATGAAGAGGAAGGCGGCAGAAAGGAGGACCTttgatcacacacctgagttCCAGTCCAACAGGTTCAATCAGGTTTAAGAATGTGAGCAGATTTACTGTTCAAACATCTGTTTCCCTGCTCAAGGTTCACTTCACTGAAAGTGGAGCATTCTGGGAATGTGTGCGGCAACAAAACGACTTCCTCAATCAGGGCGCTGAGTTTTACAGCTTCATGACCTTGATCCACTTCTCCAGAAGCACCTGACGGGTTTCTGCTCAGCCTTGACACAGTTACCCAAAACCATGACGCCGTCACTGCGCGTGCAGCTGCAGGGACGCTACGAGGGCAGTCATGTGACCAAACGCTGCACGACGAGCGACGTCagctaaaatgtaaaaatattctctGTGCATTTCTCTAAGACTTAAACACTTCAAATGCactgattgacagctgcttcacccgcCTCCGACTGATGACCTCTGAACTCGTGCCTGATCATGAAATAAGACGTTCCTTGAAGACACGGCGAGACAAAATGGTGAAGTCTGAAGCGG
The Chaetodon auriga isolate fChaAug3 chromosome 12, fChaAug3.hap1, whole genome shotgun sequence genome window above contains:
- the stard3nl gene encoding STARD3 N-terminal-like protein, which produces MDSRCSSSADSRLTGRGAGPVNTTPICARVESYEAGEKKCISDVRRTFCLFVTFDLLFITLLWIIELNVNGGIQKQLDKEVLHYDYHASFFDIFLLAVFRFATLILAYAVCKLRHWWAIAITTAVSCAFLIVKVILSKLLSQGAFGYLLPIISFVLAWIETWLLDFKVLPQEAEDENRYLSIVDAAERAPLMCPGPMSDGQFYSPPESVADSDEDLDDKHDPEKGLIQQVT